The following are encoded in a window of Cydia splendana chromosome 6, ilCydSple1.2, whole genome shotgun sequence genomic DNA:
- the LOC134791567 gene encoding uncharacterized protein LOC134791567, with product MAESLSVLCNELKTIRTYLCKIGPDRRQGEILTIKLEEANLIVDKYKKLNNEVSELLKKGLLPNEEVTLFNKLCTTFNTLHKEILNYCQGSKDTSDTMGESFELKTALNLLHVMTDEETNTKQLIDGIEYYSTILKSDDQNKLIQFVLKSRLSQSAKLKLKSDYDTSIELIQDMRKVLLPKKSATAIQSKLHTIKQNNRSVKDFGSEIAELFVDLTISQADGNSDSFKVLKPLNEKLAIKKFADGLRNRRLSTVIAARNFESLKDAIQAAQEEDDVTAGSTSGEILGMSPQFLTRGQPSKGPYPGQWEFYNSSRGPSQQFYPRGGRGAQYSYGHRGGGAATYRSSNRGNSRGMRGRQSGNYSNRNSSQWNRPSMKMMTQTDTGPPVNSNDENDVNTFFRD from the coding sequence aTGGCGGAAAGCCTTTCTGTATTATGCAATGAACTTAAAACTATACGCACTTACCTGTGTAAAATTGGCCCTGACCGTAGACAAGGTGAAATACTTACTATAAAGTTAGAGGAGGCTAATCTTATTGtggataaatataaaaaattaaataacgaAGTGTCAGAACTCTTAAAAAAAGGGTTATTGCCAAATGAGGAGGtaactttatttaataaattgtgCACGACTTTTAATACACTTCATAAGGAAATTTTGAATTATTGTCAGGGAAGTAAAGACACAAGTGACACAATGGGGGAGTCATTCGAATTAAAAACGGCCTTGAACTTGTTGCATGTAATGACCGATGAAGAAACTAATACAAAACAGCTCATCGACGGCATTGAGTATTACAGCACTATTTTAAAGAGTGACGACCAAAATAAACTTATACAGTTCGTTTTGAAAAGCAGGCTATCGCAGTCGGccaagttaaaattaaaatccgATTATGATACATCAATCGAATTGATTCAGGACATGAGGAAAGTTTTACTACCAAAAAAATCTGCGACTGCTATTCAGAGCAAGCTGCACACTATTAAGCAGAATAATCGAAGTGTAAAAGATTTTGGGTCCGAAATTGCAGAGTTATTTGTAGATTTGACTATTTCACAGGCCGATGGTAATTCTGACAGTTTCAAGGTTCTTAAGCCCTTGAACGAAAAATTGGCGATCAAAAAGTTCGCCGACGGTTTACGAAACCGCCGATTAAGTACTGTTATTGCAGCAAGGAATTTTGAGTCGCTAAAGGATGCGATACAGGCAGCTCAAGAGGAGGATGACGTTACCGCCGGCTCGACTTCAGGTGAAATTCTAGGTATGTCGCCACAATTTTTAACACGTGGACAACCATCTAAGGGGCCGTACCCCGGACAGTGGGAGTTTTATAATAGTAGTCGAGGACCAAGTCAACAATTCTACCCCCGAGGCGGCCGCGGCGCACAGTACAGTTACGGTCACCGCGGCGGCGGGGCTGCCACCTATCGTAGCAGCAACCGAGGCAACTCCAGGGGCATGCGAGGGCGACAGTCAGGTAATTATTCCAACAGGAATAGTAGTCAGTGGAACCGTCCGAGCATGAAAATGATGACTCAAACTGATACAGGTCCCCCGGTAAACTCAAACGACGAAAATGACGTGAATACGTTTTTTCGTGACTAA